In Streptomyces violaceusniger Tu 4113, one DNA window encodes the following:
- a CDS encoding NAD(P)/FAD-dependent oxidoreductase, producing MSAERPGTDVVVIGAGIIGALIGRELAGRGLGVVLLDPEPGRGASIGNAGMIVPSFTRPMADPATLWEGLRAMTGGDPLLTVGSLSPAVLTWLARFAVAARPGRAGRSAARLVGPARTAADEYANLAAETGIDLSVAGDGWLQVARSPAVLRRRLLLARALTKNGVDHEVLTQAELRAREPELGPDLAGAVFFPGDSSLDPAAATRAALVAAELRGVIIHSARVISLVRRHGEVTAVKTDLGEFNATHYVLANGAGPPGGRGVQPGWGWSIDVPAKHPPISTPLMGLDDHVVCNPLPDRIRITGGMRIGGTPEDRHDHAATTAIQQAAEQLVPALHDLCEGTITITRAARPMTPNGLPRVARTGRNLITATGHGTLGMTLAPATATTVAQLLGHGGHRAEVSR from the coding sequence GTGTCAGCTGAGCGCCCCGGAACCGACGTCGTTGTGATCGGTGCGGGCATCATCGGCGCGCTGATCGGCCGGGAACTCGCCGGGCGGGGGCTCGGGGTCGTGCTCCTGGACCCTGAGCCGGGCCGCGGTGCCTCAATCGGGAACGCGGGCATGATTGTTCCCAGCTTCACCAGGCCCATGGCCGATCCCGCAACTCTGTGGGAGGGCTTGCGCGCTATGACCGGCGGGGACCCTCTGCTCACCGTTGGCTCGCTGTCTCCGGCAGTCCTGACGTGGCTGGCCCGATTCGCGGTCGCGGCCCGCCCGGGCCGGGCAGGCCGCAGCGCCGCGCGGCTGGTCGGCCCGGCACGCACCGCCGCAGACGAATACGCGAACCTCGCCGCGGAGACCGGCATTGACCTCAGCGTGGCCGGCGACGGGTGGCTCCAGGTGGCCCGCAGTCCGGCCGTTCTCCGACGAAGGCTGCTTTTGGCCCGTGCGCTGACGAAGAACGGTGTCGACCACGAGGTCCTCACCCAGGCCGAACTGCGGGCACGGGAGCCGGAACTCGGCCCGGACCTAGCCGGTGCGGTGTTCTTTCCCGGTGATTCCTCGCTGGATCCGGCCGCGGCGACACGCGCGGCACTGGTGGCCGCCGAACTCCGCGGCGTCATCATCCACAGCGCACGCGTCATCAGCCTGGTCCGCCGGCACGGCGAAGTCACCGCCGTGAAGACCGACCTCGGCGAGTTCAACGCCACCCACTACGTGCTGGCCAACGGCGCCGGACCACCAGGAGGACGAGGCGTCCAGCCGGGCTGGGGCTGGAGCATCGACGTGCCCGCCAAGCATCCACCGATCAGCACCCCACTGATGGGGCTCGACGACCACGTCGTGTGCAACCCCCTCCCAGACCGCATCCGGATCACCGGCGGCATGCGGATCGGCGGCACCCCGGAGGACCGCCACGACCACGCCGCCACCACCGCCATCCAGCAGGCCGCTGAACAGCTCGTCCCCGCGCTGCACGACCTGTGCGAGGGCACCATCACCATCACCCGCGCGGCCCGGCCGATGACCCCCAATGGCTTGCCGCGGGTGGCCAGGACCGGCCGCAACCTCATCACGGCCACCGGACACGGCACCCTCGGAATGACCCTCGCCCCGGCGACCGCAACCACAGTCGCCCAGCTGCTCGGACACGGAGGCCACCGCGCGGAGGTCTCGCGATGA
- a CDS encoding dipeptidase, which yields MTSPITAGHQLHTDALVADAHNDLLMLVVRRPPQLWATYFRDIWYPQLRKGGVDLQVLPIFIDHEFTPEGALRESLRMVEAAHRIAEGNPDLVALCRTGAEIDTAIESGRMALVLALEGCPQIDTDIELLQTFARLGVRIVSFTHFGRTALADGSGEDLTGSRLTRAGVEALALLESLGMAIDVSHLGATAVDHVLELATRPVIATHSSSRSLHDHHRNLSDDHIRGIAATGGLICVNLYAGYLTTEPPTLDHVVAHIEHLTDLAGPTKVGIGSDFVADLFAEKVPTCDRPLIIEGTNTEILVPGLEGPSGLPLVSHALLTAGHHENEVRGIAGSNLARFLGATRH from the coding sequence ATGACATCGCCGATCACAGCAGGCCATCAGCTCCACACGGACGCGCTGGTCGCCGATGCCCACAACGACCTGCTCATGCTCGTCGTCCGCCGACCACCGCAGCTCTGGGCAACATACTTCCGCGACATCTGGTATCCGCAGCTACGCAAAGGCGGGGTAGATCTGCAGGTCCTGCCGATCTTCATCGACCATGAGTTCACCCCTGAGGGCGCGCTGCGCGAAAGTCTCCGGATGGTCGAAGCCGCACACCGAATCGCCGAGGGCAACCCAGACCTGGTCGCGCTGTGCCGCACGGGCGCCGAGATCGACACGGCCATCGAGTCCGGCCGCATGGCACTGGTCCTGGCGCTGGAGGGATGCCCACAGATCGACACCGACATCGAACTCCTGCAGACCTTCGCCCGCCTCGGCGTCCGGATCGTGTCCTTCACCCATTTCGGCCGGACCGCGCTGGCCGACGGATCCGGTGAAGACCTCACCGGCAGTCGCCTGACCCGCGCCGGCGTCGAAGCACTCGCACTGCTGGAATCCCTCGGCATGGCAATCGACGTCTCACATCTCGGAGCCACCGCAGTCGATCACGTGCTCGAACTGGCGACCCGTCCTGTCATCGCGACCCACTCCTCTTCCCGCAGTCTCCACGATCACCACCGCAACCTTTCCGACGATCACATACGTGGCATCGCTGCCACGGGCGGCCTCATCTGCGTGAACCTCTACGCCGGTTACCTCACCACCGAACCTCCGACGCTCGACCATGTCGTCGCGCACATCGAACACCTCACTGATCTTGCCGGCCCCACCAAGGTGGGAATCGGCAGCGACTTCGTTGCCGACCTGTTCGCGGAGAAGGTCCCGACCTGCGACCGACCACTGATCATCGAGGGCACCAACACCGAAATTCTCGTCCCCGGCCTCGAAGGACCATCGGGGCTTCCACTCGTCAGCCACGCACTGCTCACTGCCGGACATCATGAGAACGAGGTCCGAGGAATCGCCGGCTCCAACCTGGCTCGCTTCCTCGGTGCCACGCGCCACTGA
- a CDS encoding ornithine cyclodeaminase family protein translates to MLPYLDTDLLHRLLPFPQAISVLRNTLQDGQPAVTAPLRTAAEAPGGHVLIMPAADRNLFGVKIAGVAPDNPAKGLPRITGTYLLFDADTLQPVIAIDGPALTLLRTAALSALAVDLLAPRDMTRLLIFGTGPQAAAHLHALRAVRHLQSVAVSGRTLQQARAFAADHGINVAGPDDLLHADVVACCTSSTTPLFDGRHLSQHATVIAMGSHTPDARELDSHTLRGAQVVVEDVHTATREAADIADALTSGDITNPLPLHEIVTGRTPVQTDRRRVFRSVGMAWEDLVIAKAALTQWRSMPTCT, encoded by the coding sequence ATGCTGCCCTACCTCGACACTGACCTTCTGCACAGGCTGCTGCCGTTCCCGCAAGCAATCAGCGTGCTGCGAAACACCCTCCAGGACGGACAGCCTGCCGTCACCGCACCACTGCGGACCGCCGCCGAAGCCCCTGGCGGGCATGTCCTCATCATGCCGGCGGCGGACCGAAATCTGTTCGGCGTCAAGATCGCCGGGGTCGCGCCGGACAACCCGGCGAAAGGCCTGCCCCGGATCACCGGCACCTACCTGCTCTTCGACGCCGATACCTTGCAGCCCGTCATCGCGATCGATGGCCCCGCCCTCACGCTGCTACGCACGGCCGCATTGTCCGCGCTCGCGGTTGATCTCCTCGCTCCTCGCGATATGACCCGGTTGCTGATCTTTGGCACCGGGCCACAAGCAGCGGCACACCTTCATGCTCTCCGCGCTGTCCGGCACTTGCAATCTGTTGCTGTCAGCGGCCGGACCCTCCAACAGGCGCGTGCGTTCGCCGCCGACCATGGGATCAATGTCGCCGGACCGGACGACCTCCTTCACGCTGATGTCGTCGCCTGCTGTACCAGTTCAACCACTCCGCTGTTCGACGGCCGGCACCTTTCGCAGCATGCGACCGTCATCGCAATGGGTTCGCACACACCCGACGCCCGCGAACTCGACAGCCACACCCTTCGGGGCGCACAGGTTGTCGTCGAAGACGTCCACACCGCCACCCGCGAAGCCGCCGACATCGCCGACGCACTCACTTCCGGCGACATCACCAACCCCCTGCCCCTCCACGAGATCGTGACCGGACGAACCCCAGTGCAAACCGACCGACGACGCGTCTTCCGATCCGTGGGCATGGCCTGGGAAGACCTAGTCATCGCCAAAGCAGCACTCACACAATGGAGGTCCATGCCGACGTGCACCTGA
- a CDS encoding IS5 family transposase, whose protein sequence is MTSSQQREPYPSDLSDARWALMEPALTAWRAERQKTSLNLGGKVTDLREVMNAILFLNRTGVPWRYLPHDFPPHTTVFGYFSAWTADGTIEKLGLRLHWMVREQEGRTAEPTACVIDAQSVKTAISVPTDTQGTDAGKKIVGRKRSIVVDTLGLLLLVMVTAASVSDNEAGIQLLTRVAADHPAISKAWVDTGYKKKAIEHGATLGVDVDVVPRNEQVKGFSVIPRRWVVERSFGWIMMHRRLARDYETKPAHSESMIRLAMISNLAKRATGETVITWHKP, encoded by the coding sequence ATGACCTCTTCGCAGCAGCGCGAGCCGTACCCGAGCGATCTCTCCGATGCCCGCTGGGCGTTGATGGAACCGGCCTTGACGGCCTGGCGGGCCGAGCGGCAGAAGACCTCCCTCAACCTCGGTGGAAAGGTTACTGACCTGCGAGAAGTCATGAACGCGATCCTCTTCCTCAACCGGACCGGCGTCCCCTGGCGCTACCTGCCCCACGACTTTCCGCCGCACACCACCGTGTTCGGCTACTTCAGCGCCTGGACCGCCGACGGCACCATCGAGAAACTCGGCCTCCGCCTGCACTGGATGGTCCGTGAGCAGGAAGGGCGTACCGCCGAGCCCACCGCCTGCGTCATCGACGCCCAGAGCGTCAAGACCGCTATCAGCGTGCCCACCGACACCCAGGGCACCGACGCCGGCAAGAAGATCGTCGGACGCAAACGCAGCATCGTCGTCGACACCCTTGGCCTGTTACTGCTGGTCATGGTGACCGCGGCCAGCGTCTCGGACAACGAGGCCGGTATCCAGCTCCTCACCCGCGTCGCCGCCGACCACCCCGCCATCAGCAAGGCATGGGTCGACACCGGCTACAAGAAGAAGGCGATCGAGCACGGCGCCACCCTAGGTGTCGATGTCGACGTCGTCCCACGAAACGAGCAGGTCAAAGGCTTCTCCGTGATCCCGCGGCGCTGGGTAGTAGAGCGAAGTTTCGGATGGATCATGATGCACCGCCGCCTCGCCCGCGACTACGAGACCAAACCGGCGCACTCCGAGAGCATGATCCGCCTCGCGATGATCTCCAACCTCGCGAAACGAGCGACGGGCGAAACGGTCATAACATGGCACAAACCATGA
- a CDS encoding PstS family phosphate ABC transporter substrate-binding protein translates to MRPALRAAAALALTSALLVTGTVTSMAGSDNSADHLTTWAVAPQKSVTPQTDEQDAYNQAHGRPLPTPELLQPTLDSELRPYHAKPKNSLHGNYQCGASDVLADLSKKWIKEFEKQYPKVHISVDPPYAGSLGALELIKGNLDCVFVSRELKPTDIQGFHDAFGYDPLSVPISGGSYRHYGFLDSVSLIVNKDNPLDKLSFEQLDAALSTTRNRGGKAATTWGDLGATGKWADKPIHIVGLQPWNGFEEFVRQRVLNADDKRGEWRPGTADGSTPADPAVHWEKTVFNIAKDVKDDPYAIGYTGMAYVDQAVKILSLSERTGGPAYAPTYENVAAAAYPLSRVTYFNVNKRPGKQLDPVMEELMRFILSKQGQQVVGKQQVFLPFRSGQAADSLKLLDTAP, encoded by the coding sequence GTGAGACCTGCACTCCGCGCGGCGGCCGCGCTCGCCCTCACCTCCGCACTGCTGGTGACCGGCACCGTCACCAGCATGGCCGGTTCCGACAACAGCGCCGATCACCTGACGACTTGGGCCGTCGCCCCACAGAAATCGGTCACCCCGCAGACCGATGAGCAGGATGCGTACAACCAGGCACACGGCCGCCCGCTGCCCACCCCCGAACTTCTCCAGCCCACACTCGACTCCGAGTTGCGTCCCTATCACGCCAAACCAAAGAACTCACTCCATGGCAACTACCAATGCGGCGCCTCGGACGTGCTGGCCGACCTCTCCAAGAAGTGGATCAAGGAGTTCGAGAAGCAGTATCCCAAGGTCCACATCTCGGTTGACCCTCCCTACGCCGGCAGCCTCGGCGCGCTGGAGCTGATCAAAGGCAACCTCGACTGCGTCTTCGTCTCGCGTGAGCTGAAGCCCACCGACATCCAGGGTTTCCACGACGCTTTCGGTTACGACCCGCTGAGTGTGCCCATCTCAGGCGGCAGCTACCGCCACTACGGCTTCCTGGACTCCGTGAGCCTCATCGTCAACAAGGACAATCCCCTCGACAAGCTCTCCTTCGAACAACTCGACGCGGCACTGTCCACCACCCGCAACCGCGGCGGCAAGGCCGCCACCACTTGGGGCGACCTCGGCGCGACGGGGAAGTGGGCTGACAAGCCGATCCACATCGTGGGTCTCCAGCCGTGGAACGGCTTCGAGGAGTTCGTACGCCAGCGGGTGCTCAACGCCGACGACAAACGGGGCGAATGGCGCCCTGGCACCGCCGACGGCTCCACTCCGGCCGACCCGGCGGTGCACTGGGAGAAGACCGTCTTCAACATCGCCAAGGACGTCAAGGACGACCCCTACGCGATCGGCTACACCGGGATGGCCTATGTCGACCAAGCCGTGAAGATCCTTTCGCTCAGCGAGCGTACCGGCGGCCCGGCATACGCACCCACCTACGAGAACGTCGCCGCAGCCGCCTATCCGCTCAGCCGCGTCACCTACTTCAATGTCAACAAGCGGCCTGGGAAGCAACTCGACCCAGTCATGGAGGAGCTGATGCGCTTCATCCTCAGCAAGCAGGGCCAGCAGGTAGTCGGCAAACAGCAGGTGTTCCTGCCATTCCGGTCCGGCCAGGCGGCCGACAGCCTGAAGCTGCTTGACACCGCCCCCTGA
- a CDS encoding integrase core domain-containing protein, translating to MGLRLLYLIFCRLLGCFLLLGRSTAVSNAEILALRHEVAVLRRQVDRPQLTWADRAVLSALVRHLPSALRRYRLVTPGTLLTWHRRLVRWKWRQAAVGPGRPPLAEETAALIQRLARENPTWGYVRIQGELRRLGHRVAAATIRRVLRRSGLPPAPQRASQRTWRSFLRSQAHTLLACDFMHVDTVFLKRLYVFFVMEIATRRVHVLGVTAHPTGAWVTQLARNLLMDLEDRAGCFRFLIRDRDSKFTAAFDAVFAGNGTAVIPTPPQSPRFNAFAERWIRTARTECTDRLLITGERHLRTVLNQYAEHYNAGRAHRSLDLRAPDDDPNVILLPTATVRRRQILGGLLNEYHTMPPRLPYHPQETPSSAA from the coding sequence GTGGGTTTGCGACTGCTCTACCTGATCTTCTGCCGACTGCTGGGTTGCTTCCTTTTGCTGGGCCGATCGACCGCCGTGAGCAACGCCGAGATTCTCGCTCTCCGCCACGAGGTCGCGGTGTTGCGTCGGCAGGTCGACCGACCGCAGCTCACATGGGCTGATCGTGCCGTGCTCTCCGCTCTCGTGCGGCACCTGCCATCCGCCTTGCGCCGCTATCGGCTGGTCACCCCGGGCACGCTGCTGACCTGGCACCGGCGTTTGGTGCGCTGGAAGTGGCGTCAGGCGGCGGTAGGACCCGGTCGGCCACCGCTGGCGGAAGAGACTGCGGCGCTCATCCAGCGCCTGGCGCGAGAGAATCCGACCTGGGGGTACGTCAGGATCCAAGGTGAGCTGCGACGGCTTGGTCATCGGGTGGCCGCCGCTACGATCCGGCGCGTTCTGCGCCGTTCTGGTCTACCACCGGCACCGCAGCGAGCAAGCCAGCGGACCTGGCGTTCCTTCCTGCGCTCTCAGGCTCACACGCTGCTCGCTTGCGATTTCATGCACGTGGACACCGTCTTCCTCAAGCGTCTTTATGTCTTCTTCGTCATGGAGATTGCCACCCGGCGTGTTCACGTCCTGGGCGTCACCGCTCACCCGACCGGCGCGTGGGTCACGCAACTCGCCCGCAACCTGCTCATGGATCTTGAGGACAGAGCCGGGTGCTTCCGGTTCCTCATCCGCGACCGGGACAGCAAGTTCACCGCCGCGTTCGACGCCGTCTTTGCCGGCAACGGCACAGCCGTCATCCCGACACCGCCGCAAAGCCCCCGGTTCAACGCGTTCGCCGAACGTTGGATACGCACAGCCCGCACCGAATGCACCGACCGACTCCTCATTACCGGCGAACGACACCTGCGTACTGTCCTCAACCAATACGCCGAGCACTACAACGCGGGACGGGCCCACCGCAGCCTCGACCTACGAGCACCCGACGACGACCCGAACGTCATCCTTCTGCCCACTGCCACGGTCAGACGCCGCCAGATACTTGGCGGACTACTCAACGAGTACCACACCATGCCACCTCGGCTGCCTTACCATCCGCAGGAAACACCCAGCTCAGCAGCCTGA
- a CDS encoding helix-turn-helix domain-containing protein — protein MDKSGTLLRPLRVRAGLTQEELSARSGVSVSTIRRLETGKSRDHRLSTLNLLADALDVGPGDRQRLTAGLAKAGGGDAAGTPVDSETSTDPKTPVHAGTSVHVESPGVRPQVREKIIAAADALANEVRRRWRQEVEQRRIHDPFPLPVRWHPAPPTLTDRPETVQRLPPGAPPRPMDLTSREGSVAEVYRRIPSGRLVILGRAGSGKSVLTGRFVLDHLAARTPADRVPVVFSVGSWDPTAVALRDWLVDRLVRDHPHLTASAPGGSNLAVALIDADLILPVLDGFDEIAEGLRRVALETLNTTSMPLILTSRQAEFTEAVQDVGAPLVWAAGIRLAELTLDDLAAYLPLTARPAARRTGPGEEPVGDGRTADGSVWDGVLAELLAYRDAHRDPAQVPLAAVLRTPLMVSLARTMYSEASRRNPAELLDTERFPDVSALEEHLLAGFVPSVYRRPVAERAPGRRSPGQGPAPEHAERWLGYLAHHLARLGREQQDLAWWQIGASLPLATRILTVVAASALCVFVPELLVCLVLLPQALGETLLLAGLTGPITGLAFGCVFCIVTAFGREPLEPARARLRLPGTARRPGRGTGRTFAARFGTSLLGGFLVGPGCACTLTLDHWLYYGQPMADAAVLKDTLIDMLAFGLIFGPGAGLVFGMLATLETPLDIASAATPSRLLASNRMTVGRQILVLAPALALTIGAGGQLVVDLLQPLFGPMVWGAGSALTYGVVSGVGGALAYALSFTAWGRWLVLCRVWLPLTGRLPWNTAAFLDDAYGRGVLRQTGAVYQFRHVRLQHHLDRSFREQQAHDEAAAFRTPPVEQTG, from the coding sequence ATGGACAAATCCGGCACGTTGCTCCGTCCGCTGCGGGTCCGCGCCGGGCTGACGCAGGAGGAGCTGTCCGCACGGTCCGGGGTGAGCGTCAGCACCATCCGCCGTCTGGAGACCGGGAAGTCCCGCGACCACCGGCTCAGCACGCTGAACCTGCTGGCGGACGCCCTGGACGTCGGCCCTGGGGACCGCCAGCGGCTGACCGCCGGGCTCGCCAAAGCGGGCGGCGGCGACGCCGCCGGGACCCCCGTGGACTCCGAAACCTCCACGGACCCCAAGACTCCCGTGCACGCCGGGACCTCCGTGCATGTCGAGTCCCCCGGCGTCCGCCCACAGGTGCGGGAGAAGATCATCGCCGCCGCTGACGCACTCGCGAACGAGGTCAGGCGGCGCTGGCGGCAAGAGGTGGAGCAGCGCCGCATCCACGACCCGTTCCCCCTGCCGGTGCGCTGGCACCCCGCGCCCCCGACCCTCACCGACCGTCCGGAGACCGTCCAGCGCCTCCCGCCGGGAGCCCCACCGCGCCCCATGGACCTGACCAGCCGGGAGGGGAGCGTGGCCGAGGTGTACCGGAGGATCCCCTCCGGGCGGCTGGTGATCCTCGGCAGGGCCGGTTCAGGCAAGTCCGTCCTCACGGGCAGGTTCGTCCTGGACCACCTGGCGGCCCGGACCCCCGCGGACCGGGTGCCGGTCGTCTTCAGCGTCGGATCATGGGACCCGACAGCCGTCGCGCTGCGGGACTGGCTGGTCGACCGCCTGGTACGTGACCACCCCCACCTCACCGCAAGCGCGCCCGGCGGGTCGAACCTGGCCGTCGCGCTGATCGACGCAGACCTCATCCTCCCGGTCCTGGACGGCTTCGATGAGATCGCGGAGGGCTTGCGGCGGGTCGCCCTCGAAACGCTCAACACCACCTCGATGCCGCTCATCCTGACCAGCCGCCAGGCCGAGTTCACCGAGGCCGTCCAGGACGTGGGCGCCCCGCTGGTCTGGGCCGCAGGCATCAGACTCGCCGAACTCACGCTCGACGACCTGGCCGCCTACCTGCCCCTGACAGCACGCCCGGCCGCCCGCCGCACCGGCCCGGGCGAGGAGCCCGTCGGTGATGGCCGCACAGCGGACGGATCGGTCTGGGACGGCGTCCTGGCGGAACTCCTCGCCTACCGGGACGCCCACCGCGACCCGGCGCAGGTGCCGCTGGCCGCGGTCCTGCGGACGCCCCTCATGGTGAGTCTGGCCCGGACCATGTACAGCGAGGCGTCCCGCAGGAACCCCGCGGAGCTGCTGGACACCGAGCGCTTCCCCGACGTGAGTGCCCTGGAGGAGCACCTCCTCGCCGGATTCGTCCCGTCCGTCTACCGGCGCCCCGTCGCCGAGCGCGCCCCTGGCCGCCGCAGCCCCGGACAGGGTCCGGCCCCGGAGCACGCCGAACGCTGGCTCGGCTACCTCGCCCACCACCTGGCCCGGCTCGGCCGCGAACAGCAGGACCTCGCCTGGTGGCAGATCGGTGCCTCGCTGCCGCTCGCCACCCGCATCCTGACCGTCGTGGCGGCCTCCGCGCTGTGCGTCTTCGTCCCCGAACTGCTCGTCTGCCTGGTCCTCCTGCCACAGGCGCTCGGGGAGACGCTGCTCCTGGCAGGGTTGACGGGGCCGATCACGGGGCTCGCGTTCGGGTGCGTGTTCTGCATCGTCACCGCCTTCGGCCGCGAACCCCTCGAGCCGGCCCGGGCGCGACTGCGACTTCCCGGCACCGCGAGACGCCCCGGCCGCGGGACGGGGCGCACCTTCGCCGCCCGGTTCGGGACCAGCCTGCTGGGCGGTTTCCTCGTGGGCCCCGGATGCGCCTGCACCCTCACCCTCGACCACTGGCTGTACTACGGACAGCCGATGGCGGACGCCGCGGTGCTGAAGGACACCCTCATCGACATGCTGGCCTTCGGCCTGATCTTCGGGCCCGGCGCCGGACTCGTCTTCGGGATGCTGGCCACCCTGGAGACGCCCCTGGACATCGCCTCCGCCGCCACCCCGTCCCGCCTGCTGGCCTCGAACCGCATGACCGTGGGCCGCCAGATCCTCGTCCTCGCGCCCGCGCTCGCCCTCACCATCGGCGCAGGCGGACAGCTCGTCGTCGACCTGCTCCAGCCCCTCTTCGGCCCGATGGTGTGGGGGGCGGGCAGCGCGCTGACCTACGGCGTCGTCAGCGGAGTGGGCGGCGCGCTGGCCTACGCACTGTCGTTCACCGCTTGGGGGCGGTGGTTGGTCCTGTGCCGCGTCTGGCTGCCGCTGACCGGCAGGCTCCCCTGGAACACTGCCGCGTTCCTGGACGACGCCTACGGCCGCGGTGTGCTGCGCCAGACCGGCGCGGTCTACCAGTTCCGCCACGTCCGGTTGCAGCACCACCTCGACCGCTCCTTCCGCGAACAGCAAGCCCACGACGAGGCAGCCGCCTTCCGCACGCCACCGGTCGAGCAGACCGGCTAG
- a CDS encoding serine hydrolase domain-containing protein produces MLLTSVPLNTAQADDETPSSILQAGAEQGVSDGYPGVIGLIRSGDSTEYVHAGVGNVSTKTDADPKAKFRIGSNTKAFTATVLLQLEGEGKLSLDDSVAKWLPDAVNANGYDGSKITIRELLNHTSSLPDYAADAQLSSAYYNNTEPDKAWAPQQLVNIALRQHAPQSAPGEKFGYANTNYILAGMVIKAVTGNEPGDEIQKRIIEPLGLNDTKFATDSSISGNYLHGYSYSILSGMRDVTASNMQIFSTAGAIVSTLDDMATFQRALMTGKLFAPEQLKELKTTVPESSDGSTDITAGLGIGRVKLSCGKVAWGHTGAVLGYYSEWLISEDGNTEVIHANTEDHMQSGTRGQTDTHKAMEKAFCAA; encoded by the coding sequence GTGCTGCTGACAAGTGTCCCCCTGAACACTGCGCAGGCCGACGACGAAACGCCGTCGAGCATCCTCCAGGCCGGTGCCGAGCAAGGCGTCTCCGACGGTTACCCGGGTGTGATCGGTCTGATCCGCAGCGGTGACTCCACGGAGTACGTACACGCAGGCGTCGGGAACGTCAGCACCAAGACGGACGCCGACCCGAAGGCGAAGTTCCGGATCGGCAGCAACACCAAGGCGTTCACGGCCACCGTGCTTCTCCAGTTGGAGGGTGAGGGGAAACTGTCGCTGGACGACTCGGTTGCCAAGTGGCTGCCGGACGCGGTCAACGCGAACGGTTACGACGGTTCGAAGATCACCATCCGCGAGCTGCTCAACCACACGTCGAGCCTGCCGGACTACGCGGCGGACGCGCAGCTCAGCAGCGCCTACTACAACAACACCGAGCCCGATAAGGCGTGGGCGCCGCAGCAGCTGGTGAACATCGCCCTCCGTCAGCACGCTCCGCAGTCCGCACCGGGTGAGAAGTTCGGCTACGCGAACACCAACTACATCCTGGCCGGCATGGTGATCAAGGCGGTCACCGGCAACGAACCCGGTGACGAGATCCAGAAGCGCATCATCGAGCCGCTCGGCCTGAACGACACGAAATTCGCCACCGATTCCTCCATATCGGGGAACTACCTGCACGGTTACTCGTACTCGATCCTTTCCGGCATGCGCGACGTCACCGCGTCCAACATGCAGATCTTCAGCACCGCCGGGGCCATCGTCTCCACCCTGGACGACATGGCCACGTTCCAGCGGGCACTCATGACCGGGAAGCTCTTCGCCCCGGAGCAGCTCAAGGAACTCAAGACCACGGTGCCCGAGAGCAGTGACGGCAGTACGGACATCACCGCAGGGCTGGGCATCGGCCGCGTCAAACTGTCCTGCGGCAAAGTCGCCTGGGGGCATACCGGTGCTGTGCTCGGCTACTACAGCGAGTGGCTGATCAGCGAGGACGGCAACACCGAGGTCATCCACGCGAACACCGAGGACCACATGCAGAGCGGCACGCGGGGACAGACCGACACCCATAAGGCCATGGAGAAGGCATTCTGCGCTGCGTAG